A stretch of the Panicum virgatum strain AP13 chromosome 9N, P.virgatum_v5, whole genome shotgun sequence genome encodes the following:
- the LOC120692161 gene encoding protein FANTASTIC FOUR 1-like, producing MALTVFETSEQQQQLLPCQQAVEQGVDGGKAAAAAAGAEKAAAMLKETDRGGDGDRPERADIWNMIQAQKPPPAPKQAQAPYVHPLVRRSSSLLTQKSLEICTESLGSETGSDGFSDADGSSTDRSCPGSDDEREEEAVAPRAPPPRAFPPPLPSLARRKVESTMEMRQERQDGRLLVRVVPVASSTLFRAQRRGGRLLLSFADTAAPAADELDGNRGQLEPEQQADEHDAHEEDEEEDEEEEVEVVDRGTVVEFKVSTQPQARSGSGPRVRRSSLVINKFVGAEPAATCDINGAAAPPRPPRRFTGSTTTAVAALAAASVLSATAPPPTNGEDAVPGATCGENKLLMTAKRRSSKEELLNHMRRCNQLRGQLFFWEPCIATSS from the coding sequence ATGGCGCTGACAGTGTTCGAGACcagcgagcagcagcagcagctcctccCGTGCCAGCAGGCCGTGGAGCAGGGCGTCGACgggggcaaggcggcggcggcggcggctggcgccgAGAAGGCTGCCGCGATGCTCAAGGAGACGGaccgaggcggcgacggcgaccgccCGGAGAGGGCCGACATATGGAACATGATCCAGGCGCAgaagccgccgcccgcgcccaagCAGGCGCAGGCGCCGTACGTGCACCCGCTCGTGCGCCGCTCGTCCAGCCTGCTCACCCAGAAGAGCCTGGAGATCTGCACCGAGAGCCTCGGCTCCGAGACCGGCTCCGACGGCTTCTCCGACGCCGACGGCTCCAGCACCGACCGCTCGTGCCCGGGCTCCGACGAcgagcgcgaggaggaggcggtggcgccgcgcgcgcccccgccCAGGGcgttcccgccgccgctgccgtcgctggcgCGGCGcaaggtggagtccacgatggAGATGAGGCAGGAGCGCCAGGACGGCCGCCTGCTCGTCAGGGTCGTCCCGGTGGCTTCGTCCACCCTGTTCCGCGcccagcgccgcggcggccgcctgcTCCTGTCGTTCGCCGACACGGCCGCCCCGGCCGCGGACGAGCTGGACGGGAATCGCGGGCAGCTGGAGCCCGAGCAGCAGGCCGACGAGCATGACGCccacgaggaggacgaggaagaagacgaggaggaggaggtcgaggTCGTGGACAGGGGCACGGTCGTGGAGTTCAAGGTGAGCACGCAGCCGCAGGCGCGCAGCGGGAGCGGCCCGCGCGTGCGCCGCTCCTCGCTCGTCATCAACAAGTTCGTGGGCGCGGAGCCGGCGGCCACCTGCGACAtcaacggcgccgccgcgccgcccaggCCCCCCAGGCGCTTCACCGGGTCCACCACCACGGCGGtcgcggcgctggccgcggccTCGGTCCTGAGCGCGACCGCGCCTCCGCCGACCAATGGCGAGGACGCCGTCCCCGGCGCCACCTGCGGCGAGAACAAGCTCCTGATGACGGCGAAGCGGCGCAGCAGCAAGGAGGAGCTGCTCAACCACATGCGCCGGTGCAACCAGCTGCGCGGGCAGCTCTTCTTCTGGGAGCCGTGCATCGCCACCTCCTCCTGA